Proteins from one Suncus etruscus isolate mSunEtr1 chromosome 3, mSunEtr1.pri.cur, whole genome shotgun sequence genomic window:
- the BARX1 gene encoding homeobox protein BarH-like 1, with protein sequence MQRPGEPGVARFGPPEGCADHRPHRYRSFMIEEILTEPPGPKCAAPAAAAAAAAGELLKFGVQALLAARPFHSHLAVLKAEQAAVFKFPLAPLSCSGLSSALLAAGPGLPGVPGAPHLPLELQLRGKLETPGPGDPGTKAKKGRRSRTVFTELQLMGLEKRFEKQKYLSTPDRIDLAESLGLSQLQVKTWYQNRRMKWKKIVLQGGGLESPTKPKGRPKKNSIPTSEQLTEQERAKEAEKPVDVPGEAGDRSHED encoded by the exons ATGCAGCGGCCCGGGGAGCCGGGGGTCGCGCGCTTTGGGCCGCCCGAGGGTTGCGCAGACCACCGGCCGCACCGCTACCGCAGCTTCATGATCGAGGAGATCCTCACCGAGCCGCCGGGGCCCAAGTGCGcggcgcccgccgccgccgccgctgctgcagCAGGCGAGCTGCTCAAGTTCGGGGTGCAGGCGCTGCTGGCGGCGCGGCCCTTCCACAGCCACCTGG CCGTGTTGAAGGCAGAGCAGGCGGCGGTGTTTAAGTTCCCGCTGGCACCTCTAAGCTGTTCCGGCCTGAGTTCCGCGCTGCTGGCCGCAGGACCGGGGCTGCCTGGTGTTCCCGGTGCCCCACACCTGCCTTTGGAGCTTCAGCTGCGAGGGAAGCTGGAGACGCCAGGCCCGGGAGATCCGGGCACCAAGGCTAAGAAAGGACGCCGGAGCCGCACCGTGTTCACGGAGCTCCAGCTGATGGGCCTGGAGAAACGGTTTGAGAAGCAGAAATACCTCTCCACTCCGGACAG AATAGATCTCGCTGAGTCCTTGGGCCTGAGCCAGTTACAGGTGAAGACCTGGTACCAGAATCGGAGGATGAAGTGGAAGAAAATA GTGCTGCAGGGTGGGGGGCTGGAGTCACCCACCAAGCCCAAGGGGCGGCCCAAAAAGAACTCCATCCCCACGAGCGAGCAGCTCACAGAGCAGGAACGCGCCAAGGAGGCAGAGAAGCCCGTGGATGTGCCTGGAGAGGCTGGTGACCGGAGCCACGAGGACTGA